A genomic region of Venturia canescens isolate UGA chromosome 7, ASM1945775v1, whole genome shotgun sequence contains the following coding sequences:
- the LOC122413736 gene encoding mesoderm induction early response protein 1 isoform X4, producing the protein MGSATEMMINDFDDERTLDEEEALEGSEDSHNELSNLQKEGDMPLKELLAKYGYSQRSAENSESSDQMNMMQDEEGPESLGKDENLGDEYEEEEEEDEDEEEVEDEDEEEDDDGNGVKPKLAGDKMFKQLSLREFYLEMIKMDAKRMCIAGDNAGDDATRENIDDSRRVVDSGLSNRGEMLDDNLGEDNDVRSRVNDGTTSNNENSSSRSGADAASGEGGDGAGSGGNGSTGGGDGGDGGSGGGAAGGGSGGGGGVGGGGGGGGGGGGGGSSRLLRSVSRPQSEEEDDDCDYSPDEEEWKKTIMVGSDYQATIPEGLCKYDDALPYENEDKILWNPCFMSKQEVEEFLERAQLSNVKSTTNTLPTGGHIRDDEQALYLLLQCGYNLEEALRRRRMNVLPPTDAISLWSEEECHNFESGLRTYGKDFHLIQRNKVRTRSVGELVQFYYLWKKTERHDIFTYKARMEKKKYALHPGITDYMDRFLEEQEGVRDRSSSPNVNCLLYGDAKRQRSSVNTLSNNQSEEVKSLDTWDGVTTDESLGDLNNMSMSTGTTTTTTTSTAGGTTSGNLSSTTSSSPLVSSSSVTSVSETKTTESTAGTISSSNPTNRKNVDGVSTNHSHDTPRHSYSPSPETILSNLPP; encoded by the exons ATGGGTTCGGCTACAGAAATGATGATAAATGACTTTGACGATGAGCGTACCTTGGATGAAGAAGAAGCACTGGAAGGTAGCGAAGACTCCCACAACGAATTATCTAATTTGCAAAAG GAAGGTGACATGCCATTGAAGGAATTGCTGGCCAAGTACGGATACAGTCAGCGCTCAGCGGAGAACTCTGAGAGTTCCGACCAGATGAATATGATGCAGGACGAAGAGGGCCCGGAGTCGTTAGGGaaggatgaaaatttaggcGATGAGtacgaagaggaagaagaagaggatgAAGACGAGGAAGAGGTGGAGGACGAAGATGAAGAAGAGGACGATGATGGCAATGGTGTTAAGCCAAAGTTGGCAGGTGACAAGATGTTCAAGCAGTTGAGCTTGAGGGAATTTTATTTGGAAATGATCAAAATGGACGCTAAACGTATGTGCATCGCGGGTGATAATGCGGGGGACGATGCGACCCGTGAAAACATTGACGATTCTCGCAGAGTGGTTGATTCGGGCTTGAGTAATCGTGGGGAAATGCTCGATGATAATCTCGGAGAGGATAACGACGTACGGTCTCGAGTGAACGATGGTACGACGAgcaataatgaaaattcatcttcGCGAAGTGGAGCCGACGCAGCTAGTGGGGAGGGTGGCGACGGTGCGGGTAGTGGCGGCAATGGTAGTACGGGTGGAGGTGACGGGGGTGATGGCGGGAGCGGCGGCGGTGCCGCAGGTGGTGGAAGTGGCGGTGGCGGAGGTGTCGGAGGCGGGGGTGGAGGTGGCGGTGGTGGTGGAGGTGGCGGTTCCTCGAGACTGTTGAGAAGCGTCTCCCGACCTCAAAGCGAAGAGGAGGACGACGATTGCGATTACAGTCCCGACGAggaggaatggaaaaaaacgataatggTCGGGAGCGATTATCAAGCTACGATACCCGAAGGTCTATGCAAATACGACGATGCATTGCCTTACGAGAACGAGGATAAAATTCTTTGGAATCCTTGTTTTATGTCGAAACAAGAAGTCGAAGAGTTTCTCGAACGTGCTCAATTGTCGAATGTCAAAAGTACCACGAATACTCTACCAACCGGTGGACACATTAGGGATGACGAACAAGCCCTCTACCTCTTGTTACAGTGCGGTTATAATCTTGAGGAGGCACTCCGAAGACGAAGAATGAATGTACTTCCTCCTACCGATGCCATTAGCCTCTGGTCCGAGGAAGAATGTCACAATTTTGAATCTGGTTTACGCACTTACGGCAAGGATTTTCATCTCATACAGAGAAACAAG gtCCGGACGAGATCGGTCGGTGAGCTCGTACAATTTTACTACCTGTGGAAGAAAACCGAGAGGCACGATATATTCACATACAAGGCGCgaatggagaagaaaaaatatgctctTCATCCTGGCATCAC GGATTACATGGATCGTTTCCTGGAGGAACAAGAAGGCGTGCGCGATCGCAGTAGCTCACCGAACGTGAATTGTTTGCTATACGGTGATGCAAAACGACAACGTAGTTCGGTAAATACACTGTCGAATAATCAAAGCGAGGAAGTGAAATCATTGGATACCTGGGACGGTGTAACGACCGATGAATCACTTGGCGATTTGAATAATATGAGTATGTCGACGggaacgacgacgacaacaacGACGAGTACAGCCGGTGGTACAACAAGCGGAAACCTTTCATCGACGACGAGCTCGAGTCCGCTTGTCTCGTCCTCCTCGGTTACCTCAGTTTCTGAAACAAAAACAACCGAGTCGACTGCTGGAACGATCAGTTCGAGCAACCcaacaaatcgaaaaaacgttgatgGAGTATCAACAAATCACAGCCACGATACACCTCGCCATAGTTATTCACCGTCGCCCGAAACCATTTTATCCAATTTGCCGCCTTAG
- the LOC122413736 gene encoding mesoderm induction early response protein 1 isoform X3 — MSDRNYRMGSATEMMINDFDDERTLDEEEALEGSEDSHNELSNLQKEGDMPLKELLAKYGYSQRSAENSESSDQMNMMQDEEGPESLGKDENLGDEYEEEEEEDEDEEEVEDEDEEEDDDGNGVKPKLAGDKMFKQLSLREFYLEMIKMDAKRMCIAGDNAGDDATRENIDDSRRVVDSGLSNRGEMLDDNLGEDNDVRSRVNDGTTSNNENSSSRSGADAASGEGGDGAGSGGNGSTGGGDGGDGGSGGGAAGGGSGGGGGVGGGGGGGGGGGGGGSSRLLRSVSRPQSEEEDDDCDYSPDEEEWKKTIMVGSDYQATIPEGLCKYDDALPYENEDKILWNPCFMSKQEVEEFLERAQLSNVKSTTNTLPTGGHIRDDEQALYLLLQCGYNLEEALRRRRMNVLPPTDAISLWSEEECHNFESGLRTYGKDFHLIQRNKVRTRSVGELVQFYYLWKKTERHDIFTYKARMEKKKYALHPGITDYMDRFLEEQEGVRDRSSSPNVNCLLYGDAKRQRSSVNTLSNNQSEEVKSLDTWDGVTTDESLGDLNNMSMSTGTTTTTTTSTAGGTTSGNLSSTTSSSPLVSSSSVTSVSETKTTESTAGTISSSNPTNRKNVDGVSTNHSHDTPRHSYSPSPETILSNLPP, encoded by the exons AT GTCAGATAGAAATTACAGAATGGGTTCGGCTACAGAAATGATGATAAATGACTTTGACGATGAGCGTACCTTGGATGAAGAAGAAGCACTGGAAGGTAGCGAAGACTCCCACAACGAATTATCTAATTTGCAAAAG GAAGGTGACATGCCATTGAAGGAATTGCTGGCCAAGTACGGATACAGTCAGCGCTCAGCGGAGAACTCTGAGAGTTCCGACCAGATGAATATGATGCAGGACGAAGAGGGCCCGGAGTCGTTAGGGaaggatgaaaatttaggcGATGAGtacgaagaggaagaagaagaggatgAAGACGAGGAAGAGGTGGAGGACGAAGATGAAGAAGAGGACGATGATGGCAATGGTGTTAAGCCAAAGTTGGCAGGTGACAAGATGTTCAAGCAGTTGAGCTTGAGGGAATTTTATTTGGAAATGATCAAAATGGACGCTAAACGTATGTGCATCGCGGGTGATAATGCGGGGGACGATGCGACCCGTGAAAACATTGACGATTCTCGCAGAGTGGTTGATTCGGGCTTGAGTAATCGTGGGGAAATGCTCGATGATAATCTCGGAGAGGATAACGACGTACGGTCTCGAGTGAACGATGGTACGACGAgcaataatgaaaattcatcttcGCGAAGTGGAGCCGACGCAGCTAGTGGGGAGGGTGGCGACGGTGCGGGTAGTGGCGGCAATGGTAGTACGGGTGGAGGTGACGGGGGTGATGGCGGGAGCGGCGGCGGTGCCGCAGGTGGTGGAAGTGGCGGTGGCGGAGGTGTCGGAGGCGGGGGTGGAGGTGGCGGTGGTGGTGGAGGTGGCGGTTCCTCGAGACTGTTGAGAAGCGTCTCCCGACCTCAAAGCGAAGAGGAGGACGACGATTGCGATTACAGTCCCGACGAggaggaatggaaaaaaacgataatggTCGGGAGCGATTATCAAGCTACGATACCCGAAGGTCTATGCAAATACGACGATGCATTGCCTTACGAGAACGAGGATAAAATTCTTTGGAATCCTTGTTTTATGTCGAAACAAGAAGTCGAAGAGTTTCTCGAACGTGCTCAATTGTCGAATGTCAAAAGTACCACGAATACTCTACCAACCGGTGGACACATTAGGGATGACGAACAAGCCCTCTACCTCTTGTTACAGTGCGGTTATAATCTTGAGGAGGCACTCCGAAGACGAAGAATGAATGTACTTCCTCCTACCGATGCCATTAGCCTCTGGTCCGAGGAAGAATGTCACAATTTTGAATCTGGTTTACGCACTTACGGCAAGGATTTTCATCTCATACAGAGAAACAAG gtCCGGACGAGATCGGTCGGTGAGCTCGTACAATTTTACTACCTGTGGAAGAAAACCGAGAGGCACGATATATTCACATACAAGGCGCgaatggagaagaaaaaatatgctctTCATCCTGGCATCAC GGATTACATGGATCGTTTCCTGGAGGAACAAGAAGGCGTGCGCGATCGCAGTAGCTCACCGAACGTGAATTGTTTGCTATACGGTGATGCAAAACGACAACGTAGTTCGGTAAATACACTGTCGAATAATCAAAGCGAGGAAGTGAAATCATTGGATACCTGGGACGGTGTAACGACCGATGAATCACTTGGCGATTTGAATAATATGAGTATGTCGACGggaacgacgacgacaacaacGACGAGTACAGCCGGTGGTACAACAAGCGGAAACCTTTCATCGACGACGAGCTCGAGTCCGCTTGTCTCGTCCTCCTCGGTTACCTCAGTTTCTGAAACAAAAACAACCGAGTCGACTGCTGGAACGATCAGTTCGAGCAACCcaacaaatcgaaaaaacgttgatgGAGTATCAACAAATCACAGCCACGATACACCTCGCCATAGTTATTCACCGTCGCCCGAAACCATTTTATCCAATTTGCCGCCTTAG
- the LOC122413736 gene encoding mesoderm induction early response protein 1 isoform X1 yields the protein MLQDKRGRTSTSGNVGMDGVVGRTFSRRKSDKIGCSRRSDRNYRMGSATEMMINDFDDERTLDEEEALEGSEDSHNELSNLQKEGDMPLKELLAKYGYSQRSAENSESSDQMNMMQDEEGPESLGKDENLGDEYEEEEEEDEDEEEVEDEDEEEDDDGNGVKPKLAGDKMFKQLSLREFYLEMIKMDAKRMCIAGDNAGDDATRENIDDSRRVVDSGLSNRGEMLDDNLGEDNDVRSRVNDGTTSNNENSSSRSGADAASGEGGDGAGSGGNGSTGGGDGGDGGSGGGAAGGGSGGGGGVGGGGGGGGGGGGGGSSRLLRSVSRPQSEEEDDDCDYSPDEEEWKKTIMVGSDYQATIPEGLCKYDDALPYENEDKILWNPCFMSKQEVEEFLERAQLSNVKSTTNTLPTGGHIRDDEQALYLLLQCGYNLEEALRRRRMNVLPPTDAISLWSEEECHNFESGLRTYGKDFHLIQRNKVRTRSVGELVQFYYLWKKTERHDIFTYKARMEKKKYALHPGITDYMDRFLEEQEGVRDRSSSPNVNCLLYGDAKRQRSSVNTLSNNQSEEVKSLDTWDGVTTDESLGDLNNMSMSTGTTTTTTTSTAGGTTSGNLSSTTSSSPLVSSSSVTSVSETKTTESTAGTISSSNPTNRKNVDGVSTNHSHDTPRHSYSPSPETILSNLPP from the exons atgttgCAGGATAAACGAGGAAGAACAAGTACAAGCGGCAATGTGGGAATGGATGGAGTCGTTGGTAGAACTTTTTCCCGAAGAAAGTCAGACAAAATTGGATGCTCCCGAAG GTCAGATAGAAATTACAGAATGGGTTCGGCTACAGAAATGATGATAAATGACTTTGACGATGAGCGTACCTTGGATGAAGAAGAAGCACTGGAAGGTAGCGAAGACTCCCACAACGAATTATCTAATTTGCAAAAG GAAGGTGACATGCCATTGAAGGAATTGCTGGCCAAGTACGGATACAGTCAGCGCTCAGCGGAGAACTCTGAGAGTTCCGACCAGATGAATATGATGCAGGACGAAGAGGGCCCGGAGTCGTTAGGGaaggatgaaaatttaggcGATGAGtacgaagaggaagaagaagaggatgAAGACGAGGAAGAGGTGGAGGACGAAGATGAAGAAGAGGACGATGATGGCAATGGTGTTAAGCCAAAGTTGGCAGGTGACAAGATGTTCAAGCAGTTGAGCTTGAGGGAATTTTATTTGGAAATGATCAAAATGGACGCTAAACGTATGTGCATCGCGGGTGATAATGCGGGGGACGATGCGACCCGTGAAAACATTGACGATTCTCGCAGAGTGGTTGATTCGGGCTTGAGTAATCGTGGGGAAATGCTCGATGATAATCTCGGAGAGGATAACGACGTACGGTCTCGAGTGAACGATGGTACGACGAgcaataatgaaaattcatcttcGCGAAGTGGAGCCGACGCAGCTAGTGGGGAGGGTGGCGACGGTGCGGGTAGTGGCGGCAATGGTAGTACGGGTGGAGGTGACGGGGGTGATGGCGGGAGCGGCGGCGGTGCCGCAGGTGGTGGAAGTGGCGGTGGCGGAGGTGTCGGAGGCGGGGGTGGAGGTGGCGGTGGTGGTGGAGGTGGCGGTTCCTCGAGACTGTTGAGAAGCGTCTCCCGACCTCAAAGCGAAGAGGAGGACGACGATTGCGATTACAGTCCCGACGAggaggaatggaaaaaaacgataatggTCGGGAGCGATTATCAAGCTACGATACCCGAAGGTCTATGCAAATACGACGATGCATTGCCTTACGAGAACGAGGATAAAATTCTTTGGAATCCTTGTTTTATGTCGAAACAAGAAGTCGAAGAGTTTCTCGAACGTGCTCAATTGTCGAATGTCAAAAGTACCACGAATACTCTACCAACCGGTGGACACATTAGGGATGACGAACAAGCCCTCTACCTCTTGTTACAGTGCGGTTATAATCTTGAGGAGGCACTCCGAAGACGAAGAATGAATGTACTTCCTCCTACCGATGCCATTAGCCTCTGGTCCGAGGAAGAATGTCACAATTTTGAATCTGGTTTACGCACTTACGGCAAGGATTTTCATCTCATACAGAGAAACAAG gtCCGGACGAGATCGGTCGGTGAGCTCGTACAATTTTACTACCTGTGGAAGAAAACCGAGAGGCACGATATATTCACATACAAGGCGCgaatggagaagaaaaaatatgctctTCATCCTGGCATCAC GGATTACATGGATCGTTTCCTGGAGGAACAAGAAGGCGTGCGCGATCGCAGTAGCTCACCGAACGTGAATTGTTTGCTATACGGTGATGCAAAACGACAACGTAGTTCGGTAAATACACTGTCGAATAATCAAAGCGAGGAAGTGAAATCATTGGATACCTGGGACGGTGTAACGACCGATGAATCACTTGGCGATTTGAATAATATGAGTATGTCGACGggaacgacgacgacaacaacGACGAGTACAGCCGGTGGTACAACAAGCGGAAACCTTTCATCGACGACGAGCTCGAGTCCGCTTGTCTCGTCCTCCTCGGTTACCTCAGTTTCTGAAACAAAAACAACCGAGTCGACTGCTGGAACGATCAGTTCGAGCAACCcaacaaatcgaaaaaacgttgatgGAGTATCAACAAATCACAGCCACGATACACCTCGCCATAGTTATTCACCGTCGCCCGAAACCATTTTATCCAATTTGCCGCCTTAG
- the LOC122413736 gene encoding mesoderm induction early response protein 1 isoform X2 — translation MLPKVLLVLLISESDRNYRMGSATEMMINDFDDERTLDEEEALEGSEDSHNELSNLQKEGDMPLKELLAKYGYSQRSAENSESSDQMNMMQDEEGPESLGKDENLGDEYEEEEEEDEDEEEVEDEDEEEDDDGNGVKPKLAGDKMFKQLSLREFYLEMIKMDAKRMCIAGDNAGDDATRENIDDSRRVVDSGLSNRGEMLDDNLGEDNDVRSRVNDGTTSNNENSSSRSGADAASGEGGDGAGSGGNGSTGGGDGGDGGSGGGAAGGGSGGGGGVGGGGGGGGGGGGGGSSRLLRSVSRPQSEEEDDDCDYSPDEEEWKKTIMVGSDYQATIPEGLCKYDDALPYENEDKILWNPCFMSKQEVEEFLERAQLSNVKSTTNTLPTGGHIRDDEQALYLLLQCGYNLEEALRRRRMNVLPPTDAISLWSEEECHNFESGLRTYGKDFHLIQRNKVRTRSVGELVQFYYLWKKTERHDIFTYKARMEKKKYALHPGITDYMDRFLEEQEGVRDRSSSPNVNCLLYGDAKRQRSSVNTLSNNQSEEVKSLDTWDGVTTDESLGDLNNMSMSTGTTTTTTTSTAGGTTSGNLSSTTSSSPLVSSSSVTSVSETKTTESTAGTISSSNPTNRKNVDGVSTNHSHDTPRHSYSPSPETILSNLPP, via the exons ATGCTCCCGAAGGTACTACTAGTACTTCTAATTTCGGA GTCAGATAGAAATTACAGAATGGGTTCGGCTACAGAAATGATGATAAATGACTTTGACGATGAGCGTACCTTGGATGAAGAAGAAGCACTGGAAGGTAGCGAAGACTCCCACAACGAATTATCTAATTTGCAAAAG GAAGGTGACATGCCATTGAAGGAATTGCTGGCCAAGTACGGATACAGTCAGCGCTCAGCGGAGAACTCTGAGAGTTCCGACCAGATGAATATGATGCAGGACGAAGAGGGCCCGGAGTCGTTAGGGaaggatgaaaatttaggcGATGAGtacgaagaggaagaagaagaggatgAAGACGAGGAAGAGGTGGAGGACGAAGATGAAGAAGAGGACGATGATGGCAATGGTGTTAAGCCAAAGTTGGCAGGTGACAAGATGTTCAAGCAGTTGAGCTTGAGGGAATTTTATTTGGAAATGATCAAAATGGACGCTAAACGTATGTGCATCGCGGGTGATAATGCGGGGGACGATGCGACCCGTGAAAACATTGACGATTCTCGCAGAGTGGTTGATTCGGGCTTGAGTAATCGTGGGGAAATGCTCGATGATAATCTCGGAGAGGATAACGACGTACGGTCTCGAGTGAACGATGGTACGACGAgcaataatgaaaattcatcttcGCGAAGTGGAGCCGACGCAGCTAGTGGGGAGGGTGGCGACGGTGCGGGTAGTGGCGGCAATGGTAGTACGGGTGGAGGTGACGGGGGTGATGGCGGGAGCGGCGGCGGTGCCGCAGGTGGTGGAAGTGGCGGTGGCGGAGGTGTCGGAGGCGGGGGTGGAGGTGGCGGTGGTGGTGGAGGTGGCGGTTCCTCGAGACTGTTGAGAAGCGTCTCCCGACCTCAAAGCGAAGAGGAGGACGACGATTGCGATTACAGTCCCGACGAggaggaatggaaaaaaacgataatggTCGGGAGCGATTATCAAGCTACGATACCCGAAGGTCTATGCAAATACGACGATGCATTGCCTTACGAGAACGAGGATAAAATTCTTTGGAATCCTTGTTTTATGTCGAAACAAGAAGTCGAAGAGTTTCTCGAACGTGCTCAATTGTCGAATGTCAAAAGTACCACGAATACTCTACCAACCGGTGGACACATTAGGGATGACGAACAAGCCCTCTACCTCTTGTTACAGTGCGGTTATAATCTTGAGGAGGCACTCCGAAGACGAAGAATGAATGTACTTCCTCCTACCGATGCCATTAGCCTCTGGTCCGAGGAAGAATGTCACAATTTTGAATCTGGTTTACGCACTTACGGCAAGGATTTTCATCTCATACAGAGAAACAAG gtCCGGACGAGATCGGTCGGTGAGCTCGTACAATTTTACTACCTGTGGAAGAAAACCGAGAGGCACGATATATTCACATACAAGGCGCgaatggagaagaaaaaatatgctctTCATCCTGGCATCAC GGATTACATGGATCGTTTCCTGGAGGAACAAGAAGGCGTGCGCGATCGCAGTAGCTCACCGAACGTGAATTGTTTGCTATACGGTGATGCAAAACGACAACGTAGTTCGGTAAATACACTGTCGAATAATCAAAGCGAGGAAGTGAAATCATTGGATACCTGGGACGGTGTAACGACCGATGAATCACTTGGCGATTTGAATAATATGAGTATGTCGACGggaacgacgacgacaacaacGACGAGTACAGCCGGTGGTACAACAAGCGGAAACCTTTCATCGACGACGAGCTCGAGTCCGCTTGTCTCGTCCTCCTCGGTTACCTCAGTTTCTGAAACAAAAACAACCGAGTCGACTGCTGGAACGATCAGTTCGAGCAACCcaacaaatcgaaaaaacgttgatgGAGTATCAACAAATCACAGCCACGATACACCTCGCCATAGTTATTCACCGTCGCCCGAAACCATTTTATCCAATTTGCCGCCTTAG
- the mAChR-C gene encoding 5-hydroxytryptamine receptor 1B, with the protein MKNFSNRMDLLSTSMVTVQRSNKILHAINLDATIEQDEFESVSEYYIYWAILDGLLFIIIVVGNILTILAVRLTRKLRQVSSNLFVLNLAISDLMVGFTLIYHLAFYMYKSLGEHKPTCILRFVIATLACSLSLYSLMTIAIDRYIGVMHPLKYAQHVTRVNVIIIIVVGWLNAIAISTVPIFWNCFDEVHTCEFQTILPRDYATMILCPLVCLIWTSLFFLYWRIWRAAESHARRLRESGFDNPHLHDCKGSKAVLSILGCFSICWLPYLIIACTRLFILKSTGTLYKALFSLAMANSGMNPIIYAWKNSQFRKAFRNLLRFKSPNSNTFNASLNDYLKKQRKLTERESG; encoded by the exons atgaaaaattttagcaATCGCATGGATTTGCTATCAACATCTATGGTGACTGTGCAAcgatcgaataaaatattaCACGCCATCAATCTCGATGCGACCATAGAGCAGGATGAATTCGAGAGTGTCTCTGAGTACTATATTTATTGGGCAATATTGGATGGTTTATTATTCATCATCATAGTCGTTGGCAATATATTGACTATTCTTGCAGTCAGATTGACTCGTAAATTACGACAAGTATCGTCCAATCTTTTCGTCCTAAATCTCGCGATATCCGACCTGATGGTTGGATTTACTTTGATTTATCATCTTGCATTTTATATGTACAAAAGTCTCGGCGAACACAAGCCGACTTGTATATTGCGTTTCGTTATAGCGACTCTTGCTTGTTCACTGAGTTTGTACAGTCTCATGACAATTGCCATTGATCGTTACATCGGTGTCATGCATCCATTGAAATACGCTCAACACGTTACTCGAGTAAACGTTATCATTATTATCGTCGTCGGATGGCTCAACGCGATCGCAATCTCAACTGTGCCGATCTTTTGGAACTGCTTCGACGAAGTTCACACGTGCGAGTTTCAGACTATCCTGCCAAG GGACTATGCAACGATGATTTTATGTCCACTGGTGTGCCTGATATGGACgagtttatttttcctttactGGCGAATTTGGCGTGCGGCGGAAAGTCACGCGCGTCGTCTCAGAGAATCCGGTTTCGACAATCCACATTTACATGACTGCAAAGGCTCAAAG gcTGTACTTTCGATATTGGGCTGTTTCTCAATTTGCTGGCTTCCCTATCTGATCATAGCATGCACGAGACTGTTTATATTAAAATCAACCGGAACTCTCTATAAAGCCTTATTTTCGCTGGCGATGGCAAACAGCGGAATGAATCCGATCATCTACGCGTGGAAAAATTCTCAGTTTCGAAAAGCTTTTCGAAATCTTCTGCGCTTCAAGAGCCCCAATTCTAATACCTTCAACGCAAGCCTCAACGATTATCtgaaaaaacagagaaaattGACGGAACGAGAAAGTGGCTAA